A genomic stretch from Pseudomonas mendocina includes:
- a CDS encoding glutathione S-transferase family protein encodes MSLTVYGAPLSPFVRKVRLLLAEKGLDYQLEIVLPFNQPAWFSELSPLGRIPALRDGDTTLADSSVICQYIEDKYPQSLQLLGDTPEERAKVRWIEKYADYEVAPLSTFAVFRNRIVLPSIGQQCDEDAAQKALTQKLPPHFDYLEKLLGDADYFVGGKLTLADLAVATQLVNLQHANEQLDAHRWPKLHAHFERIKARETAASMIASEQKVIAKMTGK; translated from the coding sequence ATGAGTTTGACAGTTTACGGCGCACCACTGTCGCCGTTCGTACGTAAAGTCCGCCTGCTGCTTGCTGAAAAGGGACTGGACTACCAACTTGAGATTGTTCTGCCCTTCAACCAGCCAGCATGGTTTTCAGAGCTGAGCCCACTGGGACGAATACCCGCGCTTAGAGACGGGGATACCACCCTCGCGGATTCAAGCGTCATCTGCCAGTACATAGAAGATAAGTACCCACAAAGCCTTCAACTGCTTGGTGACACTCCTGAAGAACGAGCCAAAGTCCGTTGGATCGAGAAATATGCCGATTACGAGGTTGCACCACTAAGCACGTTCGCTGTTTTTCGGAACCGTATTGTTCTGCCATCAATCGGTCAACAATGTGATGAGGACGCCGCGCAAAAAGCGTTGACACAGAAGCTCCCGCCTCATTTTGATTATCTAGAAAAGCTCTTAGGCGATGCCGACTATTTTGTTGGCGGCAAACTGACCCTCGCCGATCTGGCGGTTGCCACCCAGTTGGTTAACCTGCAACACGCCAATGAACAGCTAGACGCTCATCGCTGGCCCAAGCTCCACGCCCACTTCGAACGCATCAAAGCACGGGAAACAGCCGCAAGCATGATTGCCAGCGAACAGAAAGTGATTGCCAAAATGACCGGCAAATAG
- the msrB gene encoding peptide-methionine (R)-S-oxide reductase MsrB: MDKLDKPLDAWREELTEEQFHICRLGGTERAFTGKYHDSKTPGVYHCACCKTALFDSDAKYDSGSGWPSYFQPVNDQVIRSVDDFSHGMHRIEVKCANCDAHLGHVFPDGPTPTGLRYCINSASLNLVERT; this comes from the coding sequence ATGGATAAATTGGATAAGCCTCTGGACGCTTGGCGCGAGGAACTTACCGAAGAGCAATTTCATATTTGCCGGCTAGGCGGCACGGAACGGGCATTCACCGGTAAGTACCATGACAGCAAAACGCCGGGTGTCTATCACTGCGCGTGCTGTAAAACGGCCTTGTTCGATTCCGACGCTAAATATGATTCTGGAAGCGGTTGGCCCAGCTATTTCCAGCCCGTGAATGATCAGGTCATTCGTAGCGTGGATGATTTCAGCCATGGGATGCATCGGATCGAAGTTAAATGCGCGAACTGTGATGCCCACCTCGGTCACGTGTTTCCAGATGGCCCTACGCCGACCGGTTTGCGCTATTGCATCAACTCAGCGTCATTGAACTTGGTCGAGCGGACTTAA
- a CDS encoding ATP-binding protein, which yields MDVILQNFLSRAEAVMARIEPLLPAQREAIDWQTTLAARWQREGRTGYLLPLKVSLDIRLDDLLGVDRQRDQLARNTNQFVSGLPANHALLWGARGTGKSSLVRALLAEHAEAGLRLIEIERDHLSDLPRVVELLSGLSQRFIVFCDDLSFEAGEGDYRVLKSVLDGSLERAPDNVVLYATSNRRHLVPEKQSDNDNWQHIDGELHPNEAVEDKIALSDRFGLWVSFYPFSQEHFLDVVRHWVGVHANQAGLSWQWHEDLEKAAIRWALARGNRNGRCAYQFARDWVGMKLLSKHDD from the coding sequence GTGGACGTAATTTTGCAGAACTTCTTGTCACGGGCAGAAGCCGTGATGGCGCGTATCGAACCGTTGTTACCTGCACAGCGCGAAGCAATCGACTGGCAGACTACGCTGGCTGCACGTTGGCAGCGAGAAGGGCGAACGGGGTACCTGCTGCCGCTCAAGGTGAGTCTGGATATACGTTTGGATGACCTGCTGGGGGTTGACCGCCAGCGCGACCAGTTGGCACGCAATACCAACCAGTTCGTCAGCGGTCTTCCTGCTAACCACGCCTTGTTATGGGGAGCGAGGGGCACTGGTAAATCGTCCTTGGTCCGCGCTCTTTTGGCAGAGCATGCGGAGGCGGGGCTGAGGCTGATCGAGATCGAGCGGGATCACCTATCGGATCTGCCGCGCGTCGTTGAGCTCCTCAGCGGGCTGTCACAACGCTTTATAGTGTTTTGCGATGACTTGTCCTTTGAGGCAGGCGAGGGTGACTATCGGGTGCTGAAATCAGTGCTGGACGGATCGCTGGAGCGTGCGCCAGATAACGTTGTGTTGTATGCCACCTCTAACCGGCGCCATCTGGTGCCGGAAAAGCAGAGTGACAACGATAATTGGCAGCATATCGACGGTGAGTTGCATCCAAACGAAGCGGTTGAAGACAAAATCGCATTGTCAGATCGCTTTGGCCTGTGGGTTTCGTTTTATCCATTCAGCCAAGAGCATTTTCTCGACGTGGTTCGGCATTGGGTTGGTGTCCATGCCAATCAGGCGGGTTTGAGCTGGCAGTGGCATGAGGACCTGGAAAAGGCCGCAATCCGCTGGGCGCTGGCCCGTGGCAACCGCAATGGCCGTTGCGCCTATCAATTCGCCCGTGATTGGGTGGGTATGAAATTACTGAGTAAGCACGATGATTGA
- the htpX gene encoding protease HtpX, which yields MMRIMLFLATNIAVLIIASITLKLLGVDRFTGQNYGSLLVFCAVFGFAGSLVSLFLSKWMAKMSTKTEIITQPRTRHEQWLLQTVEELSREAGIKMPEVGIFPAYESNAFATGWNKNDALVAVSQGLLERFSPDEVRAVLAHEIGHVANGDMVTLALIQGVVNTFVMFFARIFGNFVDKVILKNEEGQGIGYFVATIFAELVLGILASIIVMWFSRKREYKADEAGARLASTGAMIAALQRLRAEQEVPVNMPSSLTAFGINGGLKNGLAGLLMSHPPLEDRIEALRQRG from the coding sequence ATGATGCGCATTATGCTGTTCCTGGCCACCAACATTGCAGTGTTGATCATTGCCAGCATCACCCTGAAATTGCTTGGGGTTGACCGCTTCACCGGCCAGAACTACGGAAGCCTTTTGGTTTTCTGCGCCGTGTTCGGTTTCGCCGGCTCGCTGGTTTCGCTGTTCCTGTCCAAATGGATGGCGAAGATGAGCACCAAGACTGAAATCATCACCCAACCACGCACACGCCATGAGCAATGGCTGCTGCAAACCGTGGAAGAGCTGTCCCGCGAAGCGGGTATCAAAATGCCGGAAGTCGGTATCTTCCCGGCCTATGAGTCCAATGCATTTGCCACAGGCTGGAACAAGAACGACGCACTGGTTGCGGTCAGCCAAGGCCTGCTGGAACGTTTCTCACCAGATGAAGTGCGTGCGGTACTGGCCCACGAAATTGGCCACGTAGCTAACGGTGACATGGTGACCTTGGCTCTGATCCAGGGCGTTGTGAACACCTTTGTTATGTTCTTCGCCCGTATCTTCGGTAACTTCGTTGACAAGGTGATCCTGAAAAACGAAGAAGGCCAAGGCATTGGTTACTTTGTTGCCACTATCTTCGCGGAACTGGTACTGGGCATCCTGGCCAGCATCATCGTTATGTGGTTCTCGCGTAAGCGTGAATACAAAGCGGATGAAGCTGGTGCGCGCCTGGCCAGCACCGGTGCCATGATTGCAGCCTTGCAGCGCCTACGCGCCGAGCAGGAAGTACCGGTAAACATGCCAAGCAGCCTGACAGCCTTTGGCATCAACGGCGGCCTGAAAAATGGTCTGGCTGGCTTGCTGATGAGCCACCCACCACTGGAAGACCGTATCGAAGCCCTGCGCCAGCGCGGCTAA
- a CDS encoding glutathione peroxidase: protein MSNQLLDIPLTAISGEQKTLSDFGGRAFLVVNTASKCGFTPQYKGLEQLWERYKEKGLVVLGFPCNQFGKQEPGDETAISQFCELNFGVSFPLFRKIEVNGNNAHPLFVSLKKQAPGVLGSQAIKWNFTKFLVSADGRQVKRFSPMCKPEELTSEIEALLK, encoded by the coding sequence ATGAGTAATCAGCTACTGGACATACCCCTTACTGCCATCAGTGGGGAGCAGAAGACGCTGTCAGACTTTGGCGGGCGGGCATTCCTTGTTGTTAATACAGCAAGCAAGTGCGGTTTTACGCCCCAGTACAAAGGCTTGGAGCAGCTCTGGGAGCGCTACAAAGAAAAGGGGTTGGTGGTGCTAGGCTTCCCTTGCAATCAGTTCGGCAAACAGGAGCCCGGCGATGAAACAGCTATTTCACAGTTCTGTGAGTTGAACTTTGGCGTTAGCTTTCCGTTGTTCCGCAAAATTGAGGTAAACGGTAACAATGCTCATCCGCTGTTTGTCAGTTTGAAGAAGCAAGCACCGGGGGTGCTGGGCAGCCAGGCGATCAAATGGAATTTCACCAAGTTTCTGGTGAGCGCTGACGGTCGTCAGGTCAAGCGATTCTCGCCGATGTGCAAGCCTGAAGAGCTGACTAGCGAGATAGAAGCGTTGTTGAAATGA
- a CDS encoding thiopurine S-methyltransferase — MHAEFWHRRWARSEIGFHQREVNADLVQHWPALQLYSGDQVFVPLCGKSLDMVWLSAQGLQVLGIELSQVAVEDFFKEQGLQPEVTEAGAFRCYEAERLRIFCGDFFALTAEHVEACRGIYDRAALIALPPEMRARYVAHLSQIMPRGCQSLLVTLDYPQEQMSGPPFAVSDEEVQRLFSPDWDVERLQQLDVLGGNWRFLEKGLSRLEENVYRLIRA; from the coding sequence ATGCACGCAGAGTTTTGGCATCGCCGCTGGGCACGCAGTGAGATTGGCTTTCATCAGCGGGAGGTGAACGCTGACCTTGTACAACATTGGCCTGCGTTGCAGCTTTATTCAGGGGATCAGGTGTTTGTGCCGTTATGCGGCAAGAGTCTGGATATGGTTTGGCTGTCCGCTCAGGGGCTGCAAGTGCTTGGCATTGAGCTTTCACAGGTGGCCGTTGAGGACTTTTTTAAGGAGCAAGGGCTGCAGCCTGAGGTGACTGAAGCGGGGGCGTTCAGGTGTTATGAGGCAGAAAGGTTACGGATTTTTTGTGGTGATTTTTTTGCACTGACGGCTGAGCACGTCGAGGCTTGTCGCGGCATTTATGATCGTGCAGCACTGATTGCACTGCCGCCGGAGATGAGGGCGCGGTATGTAGCGCATCTCAGCCAGATTATGCCCCGTGGCTGCCAGTCACTGTTGGTGACGTTGGATTATCCGCAAGAGCAGATGTCGGGCCCACCTTTTGCGGTGAGTGATGAGGAAGTACAGCGGTTATTCAGTCCAGATTGGGACGTTGAGCGGTTACAGCAGCTAGATGTATTAGGCGGTAACTGGCGTTTTTTAGAGAAGGGCTTGAGTCGTTTGGAGGAGAACGTCTATCGCTTAATAAGGGCGTAA
- a CDS encoding response regulator codes for MDIALTQRLSYKQAGLTVLVAFILGTLLSLVQVSIDYASEDASINREINALMDISHNPAARITYNIDAELAQELVLGLLRSPAVVRAQVIDNTHQVLSSVSRPTLQSSYRPISDFLFGQRRIFESTLYINHAPNEALGKLILEVDTYAFGSNFLRRSMLTIGTGFARSLLLSLILLVLFYFMLTKPLTGFISALSERDLRNPKAEKLPYPPGHERDEIGVLVDVTNRQLSSITSEIEQRHQAENRLTHYLTELEDIISSRTRELEAANRRLLDSNRELQDAKRIALDMAQARSAFLANMSHEIRTPLNGLLGMLALSLDGPLSDEQRQQLSIAHNSGKVLVELLNDILDLSKFEAGQLELEHIPFDLGGIVEETASLLSQNTAAGVELTCLIDPYLPPLLLGDPTRVRQIVSNLLSNALKFTRFGRVDISVKSSEKGVQIVVRDTGIGIAEEAQSRIFQPFTQAGVDITRQYGGTGLGLALTRRLCEAMQGQLRLKTQEGFGSTFYVDLPLKPQGNALILPSIQGRVLVMSPNSSGLSEQLASLLPSWGLDYQQLDYNNALQNLNADLIISDCPQRLSELRTHSQIPVILVSAYGQFLTPQQVASLNPIIQLARPLSRQALLQALGHSLNRREDQAPQCSTEPHDNQQFTLLLVEDNPVNQLVAKGMLSKLGYKILLANHGGEALRLLDRHHVDLVLMDCNMPVMDGYETTRQIRQRSEFKGLPIIALTANALSDERERCEKAGMNDYLAKPFRKDELGQLLAHWLDSN; via the coding sequence ATGGATATCGCGCTAACCCAACGCCTGTCCTACAAGCAGGCAGGCTTAACTGTGTTGGTAGCCTTTATCCTCGGCACCCTCCTTAGTTTGGTGCAAGTCAGCATCGACTATGCCAGCGAAGATGCCTCCATCAACCGCGAAATCAACGCCCTGATGGACATCAGCCACAACCCTGCCGCGCGCATCACCTACAACATTGATGCCGAGCTTGCTCAGGAACTGGTGCTGGGCCTACTACGTTCCCCTGCTGTCGTGCGCGCTCAGGTGATTGATAACACCCATCAAGTGCTCTCCAGCGTCAGCCGTCCCACGCTGCAAAGCAGCTACCGACCGATCAGCGATTTCCTGTTCGGCCAACGCCGTATTTTTGAGAGCACGTTATATATCAATCATGCCCCGAATGAGGCTCTGGGCAAATTGATTCTTGAAGTCGACACCTATGCCTTTGGGAGCAACTTTCTGCGCCGCTCCATGCTCACCATCGGCACGGGTTTCGCTCGCAGTTTGTTGCTCTCGCTGATACTGCTGGTGCTTTTCTACTTCATGCTGACTAAACCGCTGACCGGTTTTATCAGTGCCCTCAGTGAGCGTGACCTGCGCAACCCCAAGGCTGAAAAACTCCCTTATCCGCCTGGCCACGAACGCGACGAGATCGGCGTGCTGGTTGATGTCACCAACCGCCAGCTGAGCAGCATCACTTCCGAGATCGAACAACGGCACCAGGCCGAGAACCGCCTGACGCACTACCTGACAGAGCTTGAAGACATCATCTCCTCACGCACCCGTGAGCTGGAGGCTGCCAACCGGCGACTCCTTGACTCCAACCGCGAGTTACAGGACGCCAAGCGTATTGCGCTGGACATGGCTCAAGCTCGCTCGGCCTTCCTGGCCAACATGAGCCATGAAATTCGTACCCCCCTTAACGGCCTGCTCGGCATGCTGGCGTTATCCCTGGATGGGCCACTCAGCGACGAACAACGCCAACAGCTGTCGATTGCGCACAACTCCGGTAAGGTTCTGGTGGAGTTGTTGAACGACATTCTGGACCTGTCTAAATTCGAAGCAGGCCAGCTTGAACTTGAGCACATCCCCTTCGACCTAGGCGGTATTGTTGAGGAAACGGCCAGTCTACTTTCGCAAAACACGGCAGCGGGCGTAGAACTGACCTGCCTGATTGACCCATACCTGCCTCCGTTGCTCTTAGGCGACCCGACCCGAGTTAGACAAATTGTCAGCAACCTGCTCTCCAACGCTTTGAAGTTCACACGTTTCGGACGGGTCGACATCAGTGTCAAGTCGAGCGAAAAAGGCGTACAGATCGTTGTCCGTGACACCGGCATCGGGATTGCCGAAGAAGCCCAGAGTCGTATTTTCCAGCCCTTTACCCAAGCGGGCGTCGACATTACCCGACAGTATGGCGGCACTGGTCTGGGGCTCGCCCTGACCCGCCGTCTGTGCGAAGCCATGCAGGGTCAGCTCAGGCTTAAAACGCAGGAAGGTTTTGGTAGCACTTTTTATGTGGATTTACCCCTCAAACCACAGGGCAATGCACTGATTCTGCCCTCAATTCAAGGCCGCGTTTTAGTCATGAGCCCCAACAGCTCAGGTCTCAGCGAGCAGCTTGCTAGCTTGCTCCCAAGCTGGGGGTTGGACTACCAGCAACTTGATTACAACAACGCGCTCCAAAACCTCAATGCTGACTTGATTATCAGCGACTGCCCTCAACGGCTGAGCGAATTGCGAACCCACAGTCAGATACCGGTCATTCTGGTCAGTGCATACGGGCAATTCTTAACACCTCAACAAGTAGCCAGTCTCAATCCAATTATCCAACTGGCGCGCCCGCTAAGCCGCCAGGCACTGTTGCAAGCGCTTGGTCACTCCCTGAACCGTCGAGAAGACCAAGCACCTCAGTGCAGCACAGAACCCCATGACAACCAACAGTTCACACTGTTGTTAGTGGAGGACAACCCGGTTAACCAGTTGGTTGCCAAAGGCATGCTAAGCAAGCTGGGTTACAAAATACTGCTGGCCAACCATGGTGGGGAAGCGCTGCGATTGCTCGACAGGCACCACGTTGACCTGGTGCTGATGGACTGCAACATGCCCGTCATGGACGGGTACGAAACCACCCGGCAAATTCGCCAGCGGTCAGAATTCAAGGGGCTGCCGATCATAGCCCTAACTGCCAACGCCCTTTCGGACGAGCGCGAACGCTGTGAGAAAGCAGGTATGAATGATTACCTGGCCAAACCTTTCCGCAAAGACGAACTTGGCCAATTGCTGGCTCACTGGCTGGATAGCAACTGA
- a CDS encoding pyridoxal phosphate-dependent aminotransferase, which translates to MQFSKSNKLANVCYDIRGPVLKHAKRLEEEGHRILKLNIGNPAPFGFEAPDEILRDVIRNLPTAQGYSDSKGLFSARKAVMQYYQQKQVEGVGIEDIYLGNGVSELIVMAMQALLNNGDEVLIPAPDYPLWTASVALAGGNPVHYLCDEQAGWFPDIADMKAKITPNTKALVLINPNNPTGAVYSKEVLMDIVELARQHNLVLFSDEIYDKILYDEAQHISTASLAPDVLCLTFNGLSKSYRVAGFRSGWIAISGPKHQAKSYIEGIDILANMRLCANVPSQHAIQTALGGYQSINDLVLPGGRLLEQRNRAWELLNNIPGVSCVKPMGALYAFPKIDPKVCPIHNDEKFVLDLLLSEKLLVVQGTAFNWPWPDHFRVVTLPRVDDLEAAITRIGSFLKTYKQ; encoded by the coding sequence ATGCAGTTCAGCAAATCCAACAAGCTCGCCAACGTTTGCTATGACATCCGCGGGCCGGTGCTCAAGCACGCCAAACGCCTGGAGGAAGAAGGACATCGAATCCTCAAGCTGAACATCGGCAACCCGGCGCCGTTTGGTTTTGAAGCGCCTGACGAAATTCTTCGTGATGTCATCCGTAACCTGCCTACGGCACAAGGCTACAGTGATTCAAAAGGCCTGTTCAGCGCCCGTAAAGCAGTGATGCAGTACTACCAGCAAAAGCAGGTAGAAGGCGTTGGCATTGAAGACATTTACTTGGGTAACGGTGTCTCCGAGCTGATCGTCATGGCCATGCAGGCCCTGCTCAATAATGGCGATGAAGTACTGATTCCTGCTCCCGACTACCCACTGTGGACGGCCTCGGTAGCCTTGGCGGGCGGCAATCCAGTGCACTACCTGTGCGACGAGCAAGCAGGCTGGTTCCCGGATATCGCCGATATGAAGGCGAAGATCACGCCAAACACCAAAGCATTGGTACTGATCAACCCGAACAACCCGACGGGCGCGGTGTATTCCAAAGAAGTTCTGATGGACATCGTTGAGCTGGCACGCCAGCACAACTTGGTGCTGTTCTCTGACGAAATCTACGACAAGATTCTCTACGACGAAGCCCAGCACATCTCCACCGCTTCACTGGCACCAGACGTGCTCTGCCTGACCTTCAACGGCCTGTCCAAGTCCTACCGCGTGGCGGGCTTCCGCTCCGGCTGGATCGCCATTTCCGGCCCTAAGCATCAGGCTAAGAGCTATATTGAAGGCATCGACATTCTGGCGAACATGCGCCTGTGCGCCAACGTACCGAGTCAGCACGCCATCCAGACAGCTCTGGGCGGTTATCAAAGCATTAACGACCTGGTTCTTCCCGGCGGCCGCCTGCTGGAACAACGCAACCGAGCCTGGGAGCTGCTCAACAACATCCCTGGCGTGAGCTGCGTGAAGCCAATGGGCGCATTGTATGCCTTCCCCAAAATCGACCCGAAAGTCTGCCCGATCCATAACGACGAAAAATTCGTACTGGACCTGCTGCTCTCGGAAAAACTGCTGGTCGTTCAAGGCACTGCCTTCAACTGGCCATGGCCTGACCACTTCCGTGTGGTTACCCTGCCCCGTGTTGATGACCTTGAAGCCGCCATCACACGCATCGGCAGTTTCCTCAAAACTTACAAACAGTAA
- a CDS encoding GAF domain-containing protein has protein sequence MIDLQQSGQGLDGYPLLEAQLQALLADERDFVANAAQFSAFLFQELSDLNWAGFYLARDNQLVLGPFQGKVACVRIPFGRGVCGTAAATRQTQRVEDVHAFAGHIACDSASNSELVVPLIKDGRLIGVLDLDSPTLGRFSEVDQAGVERLAQVFLELTDC, from the coding sequence ATGATTGATTTGCAACAAAGTGGGCAGGGCCTGGATGGCTATCCATTGCTGGAAGCACAATTGCAGGCTTTGTTAGCGGATGAGCGTGATTTTGTCGCTAATGCGGCGCAATTTTCGGCTTTCCTGTTTCAGGAACTGAGTGATTTGAACTGGGCGGGTTTTTACCTGGCTCGTGACAATCAACTGGTGCTGGGGCCTTTTCAGGGTAAAGTTGCCTGTGTACGTATTCCATTCGGCAGGGGCGTATGCGGGACGGCTGCAGCCACTCGACAAACACAGCGTGTTGAAGATGTGCATGCATTTGCCGGTCACATTGCTTGCGACAGCGCGTCAAACAGTGAGTTGGTGGTGCCTCTAATCAAGGATGGCCGTCTGATCGGCGTGTTGGATCTGGATAGCCCAACACTAGGGCGCTTCAGTGAAGTTGATCAGGCTGGAGTAGAACGACTGGCTCAGGTATTTCTTGAGTTAACAGATTGCTGA
- a CDS encoding MarR family transcriptional regulator, translating to MKAGDASLRLDNQLCFKLYAASRLVTRAYQPMLTQLGLTYPQYLVMLVLWEWHQQPSEQPTVKALGARLLLDSGTLTPLLKRLQGQGLLERKRSSADEREVHLALSEAGWSLYAKALPLKHQLLCDRQVESQSLEGLRQQLDGVLAQLLSSQ from the coding sequence ATGAAAGCAGGTGATGCGAGTCTGCGGCTGGATAATCAGCTGTGTTTCAAGCTGTATGCAGCGTCGCGCCTAGTGACGCGTGCTTACCAACCGATGCTGACTCAGTTGGGCCTGACTTACCCGCAGTACCTTGTGATGTTGGTACTGTGGGAGTGGCATCAGCAGCCATCTGAGCAGCCAACGGTTAAAGCGCTGGGGGCGCGGTTACTGTTGGACTCTGGCACACTGACGCCGCTGCTAAAGCGCTTACAAGGCCAAGGGCTGCTGGAGCGTAAGCGGTCTTCAGCAGATGAGCGTGAGGTGCACTTGGCGCTTAGCGAAGCAGGCTGGAGCCTTTATGCCAAGGCTCTGCCGCTTAAGCACCAACTGCTCTGTGATCGTCAAGTGGAGTCGCAGTCCCTTGAGGGTTTACGTCAGCAGCTGGATGGTGTGCTGGCTCAGTTGCTATCCAGCCAGTGA
- a CDS encoding class III extradiol ring-cleavage dioxygenase gives MLMPSLFISHGSPMIALMPGETGPVLTRLAAQLPRPKAIVVVSAHWESNDLRISSGSQPATWHDFGGFPQALYELQYPAPGQPQLAADIAQRLNEAGLPATLDAQRPFDHGTWVPLRLMYPQADIPVVQISLPSQHGTELILRIGEVLQDLRAEGILLIGSGSITHNLRDMDRYAGPDSVEPWAQAFRDWVVEKLDRRDTSALLNYRQLAPNAVRSHPTDEHFLPLYFAMGAGRDFKVEHTGFAFGTLGMDIYSFA, from the coding sequence ATGTTAATGCCAAGCCTGTTTATTTCACACGGATCGCCAATGATCGCGTTGATGCCGGGCGAAACCGGCCCAGTCCTGACCAGGCTCGCCGCCCAACTGCCACGACCGAAGGCAATTGTGGTGGTCTCCGCGCATTGGGAAAGCAATGACCTGCGCATCAGCAGCGGTAGCCAGCCTGCAACCTGGCATGACTTCGGCGGCTTCCCTCAGGCACTTTATGAACTTCAGTACCCTGCCCCCGGCCAGCCACAGCTGGCCGCAGACATAGCCCAACGCCTGAACGAAGCCGGTCTGCCGGCAACGCTTGATGCGCAACGCCCGTTTGACCATGGAACCTGGGTTCCCCTACGACTGATGTACCCGCAGGCAGATATTCCTGTGGTGCAGATATCACTGCCCAGCCAGCATGGCACTGAATTGATCCTGCGTATCGGCGAGGTCCTACAGGATCTACGCGCAGAGGGCATTCTTCTGATCGGCTCCGGCAGCATCACACACAACCTGCGGGATATGGATCGTTATGCTGGGCCGGATAGTGTCGAGCCTTGGGCTCAAGCGTTTCGCGATTGGGTCGTAGAAAAGCTGGATCGCCGGGACACCTCTGCGCTACTCAACTACCGCCAACTAGCGCCAAACGCCGTGCGCAGTCATCCCACTGATGAGCACTTTCTGCCGTTGTATTTCGCAATGGGTGCTGGTCGTGATTTTAAAGTCGAGCACACGGGTTTCGCATTCGGAACGCTGGGCATGGATATCTATAGCTTTGCCTGA